Below is a window of Brachyspira hampsonii DNA.
GGTAACATAATACTTGCAGTAGTTAATATACCATTGGCAGGACTTTTAGTAAGAGTATTGGCTATACCTCCTAAAATATTGTATCCTATAGTATTGGGATTAACTTTTATAGGTACTTATGCTATAAGCTATACTACTCATGATTTCTATGTATTAATAATATTCGGACTTATAGGTTTCTTAATGTCTAAAGCTAAAATTCCTAGCAGTCCTATGGTATTAGCTGTTATAATAGGAAATAGTATGGAGCAGTATTTCAGAAGAGCATATAAAGTTGCTGACGGAGATATGTCTATATTTATTAAATCTCCTATATGTATTGTATTATTAATATTGACTATAGCTTCTATATTGTATCCTATAATAAAAATCATTATGGAAAAAAGCAAAAAAGCTAAAGAAAATTAACTTAATTAATATTCCTTATATTTTAGGCTGGGCTTTATATATTATAAGTCCGGCCTTTTTTATTTATATATATTTTTTATTAAGATTATTATATAATAGTTAATAACTTATAAAAGGAATGATAAGAATGTATCAAGATTTTAATAAAACACATTTACAAAATTTAGGAAATGGACTTAAAAGAAGAATATTAGCATATTCTGATAATATCATGACAGTTTACATGGAATTTGATGAAGGAGCTGAAGCAGAAACTCATTCTCACAATGAACATGAACAAATTACATATATTATAGATGGAGAGTTTGAGTTTACAGTTAATGGCGAAGAATATTTATGCAAATCAGGTGATAGTCTGCATTTTGCTAAAAACATGAGTCATGGATGTAAATGCATTAAGAAAGGAAAACTTTTAGATACTTTTACACCTAAGAGAGATGATTTTTTAAATGGTTAATTTAAATATAAATCAAGCAGTAATCAATTATGCTAAACAATTAGAAAAAATTAATGATAATTATAAAGTGTCCTACATTGAGGCACAAACTATTATAATGCATTCTTTAAATATAAGTAAAATAAAATTAATATCCGAAGGGCTTAGAGAATTAACTGAAGAAGAAATAAATATAATAGATAGTTTTATAAAAAGAAGATTAAATTATGAGCCTTTATCATATATTACAAATAAAAAAGAGTTTTATGGTTTTTGTTTTTATGTTGATAATAATGTGCTTATACCGAGACCCGAAACTGAAGAGCTTATCGACTTTGTATTAGATTATACAAATGATAAGGATAATATTTCAATATGCGATATTGGTTCAGGAAGCGGGAATATACCCATAACATTAAAAAAATTATTTTTAGAGCAGAATAAAAACATTGATATTACAGCTATTGAAATAAGTAATGATGCTTTTGAAGTTATAAAGAAAAATACTTTAAATATATTAGGAGATGAAAAAATTATAAATATAATAAATGCAGATGCTTTAGAGTTTATACCTAAAAATAAATTTGATATAATAGTTTCAAATGCTCCTTATGTAGCTTTAAAAGATAAAGATTCACTTCAAAAAGATTTGGAGTTTGAACCTCAAAATGCATTGTATTCCGGATATGATGGGCTTGATTTTTATAAAAGTTTTTTAAGTATTATTGATAGATATTTAAAAGAGAATGGAGCTTTCTTTTTTGAAATAGGATATGATCAGGGAGAGGCATTGATTAATATATGCAATTCTCTTGATATAAAAAATGTATTGGTAAAAAAAGATTTAAGCGGAAAAGACAGATTTCTTGTTTGTTATAATATAAAGAACTCTTAATTTAAGTTTTAAGGAGAAGAATATGCAGTATGTTAAATTTGGAAGCAGGAGAGGCGAGCATGGGGATATTAAACTTTTGGATATATTTTATAGACATAATATTGTATTTGCTGAAGTGAAAGCTGGGGCAGAAAAAGTAAAAGAGAAAAAGTTTTTAAAAGGTACTAAGATAATGATAGCAGATGGTTTAACTGCTGTTGCCGTTGCTGAGGCTTTAACTGATTCTGATTCTCTTGATAATTTTAATATTAAATTCAATAAAAATGAAATTGAGAGAGTTAATATTTCTGATTGGGTAATAGCTGCTAAAGTTAAAATATATAAATTAAAAGAAGAAGATTATTTTCCAACTACAATAGGTAAATTCTATCATATAAAAAATAAAGAAAAAATTAAATTAATAGATGAATTATTAGAAAAATATTCAAATTAATATTCGCAATATATATTTAATATTAGCTAAAAAAATAATTTTTAGTTTATTTAATTATTTTTCATCTTCTACAAAACTATATAAAAATTAAATTTTTTTAATAAAAATTCAAAAAAATTATATGTATCCATATTGTATATAGTATTCAATTAATATAAAATTATACTTCATTTTAAAAAATTTAATTTAAAGGAGTTTACAAAAAGTGAACAAAAAAACATTATTACCAATCATTTTACTAATTTTATCTTTTATTGTAATCGGTTGCAATGGCAGCAGTAAATATGCTGATACTGTAATAACCGGTACAATATACACATCTGAAACTAATCAGAAAATAGTAAATGCTATTGCCATTAAAGATGGTGTATATCAATATGTTGGAGATGAAGAAGGAGTAAAAGAGTTTATAGGTGATAATACCGAAGTTATTAATTTAGAAAGCGGTATGGCAATGCCTAGTTTTTTTGAAGCTCATGCTCACACAGCCAAAGGCGGACTTTTAAGATTATATCAGGTACAGTTATATTCTGGTAAATCTGTAGATGATTATGCTAATAATATTATGGATTTCTATGAAAAAAATAAGAATGTAACAGTTTTGAGAGGAAGGGGATGGAATAATGGATATGTTCCAGCAAATGGTCCTACAAAAGATGTTCTTGATAGTATAACAACAGAAATACCTATAGTGATGACTTCGGAAGATGGTCATGCTGTATGGGTTAATTCAAAGGCTATGGAAGTAGCTGGAGTAGATGCTAATACTTTGGATGTTGAAGGCGGAGTAATAGAAAGAGATCCTGTTACTAAAGAACCTACAGGAACATTCAGAGAAAAAGCAGCAGATTTAATTACTAAAAAAATTCCAGATTTTGGAGTAGATGAATACAAAAATGCAATACTATCATATCAAGATGAAGTATTGGCGTATGGAATCACATCTGTTTTTGAACCGGGTATTAATACAGTTGGACCTTCTGATAACTTTTTTATAGCTTTAAATGAACTTGATAAAAATAATGAATTAAAATTAAATTTCTTTGTTGGTTACAGCTTGTATAATACAGATAACTATAAAGAAAAATTTGATAAAATATCTCAGCTTAGAAAAGATGTAAACGGTAATAAATTTAAAATGACAACTTTGAAAATATTTGCAGACGGAGTAATAGAGGGTAAAACAGCTTATTTACTTGATGATTATGCATCAGACAGCGGATTTAAAGGTTATAAACTTTGGGAGCAAGATTCTTTAAATGATGTATATCTTAATGCTCAAGAGTTAGGTCTTCAAATACATGTTCATTCTATAGGAGATGCAGCTGCAAAACAAGTTATATATGCATTTGAGTATTTAAAAGATAGCACAGGAGAAACTAATAAAAGACATGCTATAACTCATTTACAGTTAGTCAGTAAAGATGATATAAAAAGAATGGGAGAATTAAATATAGTTGCTGTTACAAATCCTTATTGGTTTTTTAAAGAAGATGGATATTATTATGAATTGGAAGTTCCTTATTTAGGAGAAGAAAGAGCTAGTAAAGAATATCCTATGAAAGACTTATTTGATGCTGGCTGTGTAGTATCACTTGCAAGCGATTATCCGGTAACAATATCTCCAAAACCTTTAGATGCAATACAGTTTGCTTCTACAAGAATGAATTTAGAAGGCGAGACTGAATCATTGCTTGGGGCAGATCAAATAGTAAGTGTTGAGCAAATGATGGACTCTGCAACAATAAATGGTGCTTATCAGAATTTTGCTGAAGATACTTTAGGTTCTATAAAACTAGGAAAGAAAGCAGATTTTATAATATTGGATCAAAATATACTTGAGATAGTTCCTACAGATATTACTAAGACTAAGGTGTTAAAAACTTATGCAGATGGAAAATTAGTTTATCAGGCAGAATAATATATTTTAATTCAATAAAAAACCCCGTTTTATTTATTAAAATAATTCGGGGTTATTCTTTTTTTCATTTTAATTTATCAAATAAACTTACTATACCTCTATAATCAGACCTATTATACAAAATATTTCTTAATGTTTATTATATAGATGTACTTTATTTGTTTATTTAGTTATATCATAATGTAGTATTAGAATAAATATCTTATAACTCTTTATAAATAATATCAGAAATAAAATTAAAATATTTATTTGTTATAGATTTTATTCCTTTATTAGCATTAATCTGAGCATAACCATCATATTCTTTTATCATTTCTATATCGTTGTTGGAATCGCCTGCAGTTATTATTTTTTCTATATTATTATTTTTATTTAATAGTCTATATACAAAATTAACTCCATTCGCTTTATTAACTGTATTCTTTACTATATCAATAGTTCTAATATTAGCATAAGCTGTTACTTCGTTAAATTCTTTATTAATAATATTTGCTGTAATTTCAGTAGTTTCAGCATTAGGAGTCATTTTATTTATTTGTATAATATTTTTGACAGTTTCTATTTTTTCTATATCAATCTTTTTATCAACTCTGAAAGGAAGTATATCATTTCCATCTTTTGATTTTACAGATATTAAATAATTATCATTTACTATTTCTACTGTACCTGCGAATTTTTCATGCAGAAATCTTATTACCTTATATGACACTTCATCATCAAAAGCATCTTTAAATATCATTTCTTTTTTATTATTGAATACTAAAGCTCCGTTATTGGCTATCAAATAATCGAATTCTAATCCATGCCTTTCAATATGTTCAAATATAGAAAATTTATTTCTTCCTGTTGCAATAGTAAATATGTTTCCAGCTTCTCTCCATTTTTTTACAGCATCAAAAACACTTTCATCAATTTTTTCATAAATATAAATAGTCATATCATAATCGCTAAAAAACAATTTCATAATAACTCTCTTATTTCTATTTAAATTTTTTATTGTTCTTTTTTAAATCAACACATTTTCTAATGTTTCAAAACTTTTATTTTCAGCATCAATTTTTACCATAGCACCATGTGCAATAGTGAGTTTAGTTTTGCCATGTCCGCATTTTACATTTGTAAGTACAGGTATATTTAAATTGCTGAATCTTTCTATTATGGTTTCTTTGGTAGTTATAAATCCTGTTTCTTTTTCTCCTTCAAGCAAATCGCAGTTTTCAAAATCCCCAACTACAATTCCTTTTATAGATTTGCCTATTTCTTTTGAATTAAATATAGTAGAGATAATCCTATCAATCTTATAAGGTTTTTCATCTACTTCTTCTATATATAAAATATAATCTTTATTTAATTTCGGAAAATACTCTGTGCCGAAACTAGACATCATTACAATGAAGTTTCCTCCTATTAATATTCCTTCTGCTTTTCCATCATTTCCATAGGATATGCTTTCAAACTCTGAGCCGTCAGGATTTTTATAAATTATTTTTTCTTTACTTTCTAAAACATCAAACATATTATTCAATGAGGCTTCATCAAATGATTTTCCTTTTATCATATCTATGCTTACCATTGGCGCATGAAAAGTAATGAGTTTTGTTTTTTCATAAAAAGCCAAATGAAAAGAAGTTATATCACTGTAGCCTGCAAATATTTTATTATTACTTTTTATAACATCGTAATTTAATTTATCGAGTATTCTAACTGCACCGTAGCCGCCTCTTGAACATATTATTGCATCAACTTTATCGTCTTTAAAGAAATTATTTAAATCTTCAGCCCTTGCCTCATCATTTCCGCCGTATCCATTATAATTATCAAATACATGTTTTGATAATTTTATCTTGTATCCTCTGCTTTCTAAATATTCTATTCCTTCATACAGTTTATCTTTCGGACATGCACTTGATGGTGTTATTATTCCTATAGTATTTCCTTTTTCTAATTTTTTGGGCTTTATCATAAAGTTAATTTATTCTCCTATAATTTTTATCAATACTCTTTTCACTCTTTTTCCGTCATATTCTCCGTAGAAAATCTGCTCCCAAGTTCCGAAATCAAGTTTGCCGTCTGTAATAGCCACTACAACTTCTCTTCCCATTAATTGTCTTTTCATATGAGCATCTGCATTATCTTCATATCCATTATGATTATATTGACTATGAGGTTTTTCCGGAGCTAATTTTTCTAGCCATACTTCAAAATCCTGATGAAGTCCGCTTTCATCATCATTTATAAATACGCTTGCTGTTATATTCATAGCATTGCATAAAACAAGTCCTTCTTTAATACCGCTTTCATTTAGGCATTTCTGAACTTCTGGGGTAATATTTATGTATCCTCTTCTTTTTGGATAATTTATTTCTAAAACTTTTCTGTAAGATTTCATAGTGATTTTCTCCATTAGATTAATATTTATACTATAATATAATAAAACTTTGATATTGACAAGTGAAACATTATGCATAATAAAAATATTTAATATAACTATAAAAAAATAGTTCATATTTAAAATGATACCATTGTTTTTTTATTGTAATTTTTGCGGCATTATTTTCACGCACGGTGAGCAAAGCTAAAAATATAAATTTAATTATCAATTCAATTTGAATTATATATAAAAATGCATTCACCGTGCGGTATATGTGTTATAAATTTAAATAAATCTTGTGCGGGCATGCTTTTATAATTTAAGCTTTTAATATAAATAAAATTTTTGATTGTATTAAAGCTATAAATTCTAAAGGGTGGGGTTAAAAATAAATCAAAAAAGTAAAATTTTATTTTAGATTATATTAAAAAAAATTATATCAGCTTTTTTAACGAAAACTTGAAAAAATAAAATTCATATTATCACATCGTAAATATTTCTAGTTTCAAGAACTTTTACTCCAACTTCATATTCACGCATATATTTAGAAAGTCTGTATCCGTTTATCAGAATTATTTTTACATCTTTTAATTCTTCTACAACCTTCTTAGCCTGAGTAGTATAATCTGAAGCAGTTATAAAAATTCCTCTGTTTATGCCATTAACATTTTTAAGCCCATGAGCGAATTTTGTTATTTCAGTATCATTAACTTTACTATTTTCTTTATAGCATTTGCATTGTACACCTATAATGTCAAAACCGAATTTATCCATAGTAAGAGTACCATCAATTCCTCTGTCTCCGCTTCTGCCTTCTTCTAATTAGTAAGAATAGTTTTTATAATATCTAATTTTATACTTCGTCATTATTTTTTATTGATTTATTTTATAAAACTTTGATAAACTTAAAAATTTAAGTTTATATCAATTATATTTTCAGTTTTAAAAACTATCTTATCGCCGCATTTTACACTTTTCAAACAATAAGGATCATTGTCTAATATACCTGTAAAATTATCACCATTTATATTTGTAATTTTTACCCACATTCTCTCAGGTACAGCATTTTCTTCAGTGAAAATTAATTTAACATAATCATCAGGTTTTAAAGAATTAATTTCTTCTTTAGAAGGAATTTTAAAAGTGTCCGGATACTCTTTATTTAATTCAAATGCATTTTCTAAATAGTATTTAATCATAATAAAAAAACTCCTAAAACAATATTTGTTAGCTATACAAGTTCTAATTTTCTAATATTTTTTATATTAATATCATTTTTTGAAAGATAGCTTTTTATGTCACGTATCCTTATAGCTTTTTCGCTGCTCTCTAAAAGTGTTATAAGCAAATCATTATCTTTATTTATAATTAAATAATCGCCTTTTCTCTCTTCGCTTGATTTCAAATCTTCTTTGTTTAAAAGTATATCAAAAGCCTTTTTATCATCGCTTGTTATAATTTTATAAACTGTATTCTTTGGAAGAGACTGTATATTTTTAGCATTTGTAGGAGTAGAAATGGCACTCATTATTTCTATGCCTATATGAGAAAGCAGATTATTAATTTTGTTTTTTAATAACTCTATATCTACTAAATCAGTTAAACTCACTTCCATATACTCTGCCTCACTCTCACATGCAAAAGGAGTTGGCGGAGTGAATACCACTTTTTCTAATGGGTGAAAACCTTTGCTTAATGATATGCTAGCACCTGCTATTTTTAAAGCACATATCATCACACGAGATAAATCATGCATTCCTAATAATGAAGATATACCCTCTTTTTTGAACTTCATAAATACTTTATAATTTACAGCAAATATATCTCGTTTTTTTAATGTTTTTAATTCTTCAACCATTTGAGTGAAGTTTGTATTTAAAACTTCTTTTTTATATTTGTGGCAGTATTTTTTATAGTCTATGCCGCAGTTTTGACAATTACCTGTAAAGCAGTAGTCTGTAAACTTACCATTTTGAAATCTCTCATATTCTTTATCAAAAAACTTCTGACTTACAAGAGTATAAATACATTTCCAAGGCATATTTATTTTTCTGCTTAATAATTCTTTTATAGTATATCCGCTTTCTTCTATTACTTCTTTCCAAGCATCATAATTAAAATGTTCTACCCAAGCATCAAATCTTACACCTTTTTTATATGCTTTGTAAATAATATCACCTATTTTTTCATCGCCTCTTGATATTATTCCTTCAATTTCTGCCATTCTTGGAGGGTGATATTTTATAGCAACCTTTGTACCTCTAAAATGATCTCTCACCTTTCCTATATAAGTAATAGCTTCTTCATCAGTAAGCTGATTATTATTTTCTAAAGGCGTATGAGGCTTTGGTATAAATACATTAATAGCTGCATTGATTTTTACTTTGTTTTTTGACACTTTAATCATCTTTTCAAGTGCTTCTATTATCTCATCGGCTTCTTTGTCTGGATTATCAGTAAAGCCTATCATAAAATATATCTTTACTATCTTCCAGCCCATTTTCTGAACATCAGCAAGTATATTGTATATGGCCTCTTCATCCATTTCTTTATTAATCTTTTCTCTTAATTCATGGCTTCCTACTTCTAATGCAAATGTAAGTCCAGTTTTTCTAAACTGTGCTATTCTATTTGCAGTGTCTTTATCAAATGAATCTATTCTAAGAGAAGGAAGCGACAAAGAAAATCCCTTATGCTCTCCAAGTGTCTGAAGATATTCTATCAAATCAGCAATATGAGGATAATCATCAGCAGAAAGCGAAAATAAATTAAGTGTACTAGCTCCTGTGGCTTCTAATGATTCCATAGATATATCTACAATTTTTTCTATAGTGCGGTTTCTCACAGGTCTATAAGTAATTCCTGCTAAACAGAATCTGCAGCTATGAGTACAGCCTCTAGCTATTTCAACGGATATTCTGTTTTGTATGCCCTCTACAAGAGGAACTAAAGGCTTTTTAACATAAGGCATATCATTAATGTTTTCAACAAATATTCTTTTAACATTCTCTCTTGGGTATTTAGGAACATAGGCATACTCAAGTTTTGAAAGCTCTTTTAATATATCATCTCTTTTAGCACCGTTTTTTTTGAGATTATAAATTATATCAACAAAGTTCTTCATCTCAATATCAAACTCGCCGAATAAAAACACATCAATAAAATCAGCCAAAGGAAAAGGATTAAATACACTAGGTCCTCCTGCCGCTATTATAGGTACATCTTCTCCTCTATCATATCTGTGTATAGGTATTTGGCTTAGTTCAAGTACCTGAAGTATATTTGTATATATAAGCTCATACTGCAAAGTAAATCCCAAAACATCAGCGTCTTTTACTCTGCTGAAAGTCTCCAAAGTATAAAGAGGTATATTTTTCTCTCTTAAAAGTTTTTCAAAGTCTTCAGCAACAGCATATACTCTCTCACATGATGCATACTCAATAGAATTGATAACCTCATAAAGTATAGAAAGTCCTAAATTACTTATTGCTATTTCATACATATCCGCAAAGCACATAACAAATTTAAAAGGCATATTTGGTTTTATTATAGCATTTATCTCACCGCCTAAATATCTAGTTGGTTTTATTATATCATCGCTTTTTACAAGTTCTAATATTTCATTTTTTAAATTTTCGCTCATTTTATTATAATTATCCTAATTATTTTTTTGAATTAGTATTATATAGTAAAGTTTGTCATTATACAAATATAAGTATTGAATTATTCAATTAATTGTTTTTTAATTAAAATTATAAAAAAGAGGTCTGCTAAAAAACAAACCTCTTATTATATTTTTATTATCTAAATATTATCTGAATAACTGTGTTATATCATTTATAGTTATAAATATCGCAAGTGTTATTAAAAATGCGGCTCCTATTGCCTGTATTTTAGTTAATACTTTTCTGTCTATAGGTCTTCTCATTATAAGCTCTATAAATGAAAATACTATCATACCTCCGTCTACTACTGGAAGAGGAAGAAGATTCATTAAGAAAAGTATTAAACTTATAGTAGCAGTAAATGAAAGTATTGTTCTAAGTCTATACTCTATATCAACAGAAATAACCTGAGATGAAATCTGTATAATTCTTACAGGTCCTCCCAAATTCTCACGAACTGATAATTTTCCTGTGAATAATAATTTCAAACCATTAATGTATGATATAATATAATTACCTGTTTCTTTGAAAGCTTCCGGTATAGATTTTGGAAAAGGTATTCCTGCAACTTTTTCAACTCTCATAGGTGTGCTGTCAAACTCTATTCCCAAACTTCCGTAAGTGCCTATAGCTTTTGAAGTTATAGGTCTTGGTATAGCCTCTCTTGT
It encodes the following:
- a CDS encoding cupin domain-containing protein is translated as MYQDFNKTHLQNLGNGLKRRILAYSDNIMTVYMEFDEGAEAETHSHNEHEQITYIIDGEFEFTVNGEEYLCKSGDSLHFAKNMSHGCKCIKKGKLLDTFTPKRDDFLNG
- the prmC gene encoding peptide chain release factor N(5)-glutamine methyltransferase, encoding MVNLNINQAVINYAKQLEKINDNYKVSYIEAQTIIMHSLNISKIKLISEGLRELTEEEINIIDSFIKRRLNYEPLSYITNKKEFYGFCFYVDNNVLIPRPETEELIDFVLDYTNDKDNISICDIGSGSGNIPITLKKLFLEQNKNIDITAIEISNDAFEVIKKNTLNILGDEKIINIINADALEFIPKNKFDIIVSNAPYVALKDKDSLQKDLEFEPQNALYSGYDGLDFYKSFLSIIDRYLKENGAFFFEIGYDQGEALINICNSLDIKNVLVKKDLSGKDRFLVCYNIKNS
- a CDS encoding amidohydrolase gives rise to the protein MNKKTLLPIILLILSFIVIGCNGSSKYADTVITGTIYTSETNQKIVNAIAIKDGVYQYVGDEEGVKEFIGDNTEVINLESGMAMPSFFEAHAHTAKGGLLRLYQVQLYSGKSVDDYANNIMDFYEKNKNVTVLRGRGWNNGYVPANGPTKDVLDSITTEIPIVMTSEDGHAVWVNSKAMEVAGVDANTLDVEGGVIERDPVTKEPTGTFREKAADLITKKIPDFGVDEYKNAILSYQDEVLAYGITSVFEPGINTVGPSDNFFIALNELDKNNELKLNFFVGYSLYNTDNYKEKFDKISQLRKDVNGNKFKMTTLKIFADGVIEGKTAYLLDDYASDSGFKGYKLWEQDSLNDVYLNAQELGLQIHVHSIGDAAAKQVIYAFEYLKDSTGETNKRHAITHLQLVSKDDIKRMGELNIVAVTNPYWFFKEDGYYYELEVPYLGEERASKEYPMKDLFDAGCVVSLASDYPVTISPKPLDAIQFASTRMNLEGETESLLGADQIVSVEQMMDSATINGAYQNFAEDTLGSIKLGKKADFIILDQNILEIVPTDITKTKVLKTYADGKLVYQAE
- a CDS encoding HAD-IIB family hydrolase: MKLFFSDYDMTIYIYEKIDESVFDAVKKWREAGNIFTIATGRNKFSIFEHIERHGLEFDYLIANNGALVFNNKKEMIFKDAFDDEVSYKVIRFLHEKFAGTVEIVNDNYLISVKSKDGNDILPFRVDKKIDIEKIETVKNIIQINKMTPNAETTEITANIINKEFNEVTAYANIRTIDIVKNTVNKANGVNFVYRLLNKNNNIEKIITAGDSNNDIEMIKEYDGYAQINANKGIKSITNKYFNFISDIIYKEL
- a CDS encoding S66 peptidase family protein — protein: MIKPKKLEKGNTIGIITPSSACPKDKLYEGIEYLESRGYKIKLSKHVFDNYNGYGGNDEARAEDLNNFFKDDKVDAIICSRGGYGAVRILDKLNYDVIKSNNKIFAGYSDITSFHLAFYEKTKLITFHAPMVSIDMIKGKSFDEASLNNMFDVLESKEKIIYKNPDGSEFESISYGNDGKAEGILIGGNFIVMMSSFGTEYFPKLNKDYILYIEEVDEKPYKIDRIISTIFNSKEIGKSIKGIVVGDFENCDLLEGEKETGFITTKETIIERFSNLNIPVLTNVKCGHGKTKLTIAHGAMVKIDAENKSFETLENVLI
- a CDS encoding secondary thiamine-phosphate synthase enzyme YjbQ, encoding MKSYRKVLEINYPKRRGYINITPEVQKCLNESGIKEGLVLCNAMNITASVFINDDESGLHQDFEVWLEKLAPEKPHSQYNHNGYEDNADAHMKRQLMGREVVVAITDGKLDFGTWEQIFYGEYDGKRVKRVLIKIIGE
- a CDS encoding restriction endonuclease — translated: MDKFGFDIIGVQCKCYKENSKVNDTEITKFAHGLKNVNGINRGIFITASDYTTQAKKVVEELKDVKIILINGYRLSKYMREYEVGVKVLETRNIYDVII
- a CDS encoding DUF2314 domain-containing protein; the encoded protein is MIKYYLENAFELNKEYPDTFKIPSKEEINSLKPDDYVKLIFTEENAVPERMWVKITNINGDNFTGILDNDPYCLKSVKCGDKIVFKTENIIDINLNF
- a CDS encoding TIGR03960 family B12-binding radical SAM protein; protein product: MSENLKNEILELVKSDDIIKPTRYLGGEINAIIKPNMPFKFVMCFADMYEIAISNLGLSILYEVINSIEYASCERVYAVAEDFEKLLREKNIPLYTLETFSRVKDADVLGFTLQYELIYTNILQVLELSQIPIHRYDRGEDVPIIAAGGPSVFNPFPLADFIDVFLFGEFDIEMKNFVDIIYNLKKNGAKRDDILKELSKLEYAYVPKYPRENVKRIFVENINDMPYVKKPLVPLVEGIQNRISVEIARGCTHSCRFCLAGITYRPVRNRTIEKIVDISMESLEATGASTLNLFSLSADDYPHIADLIEYLQTLGEHKGFSLSLPSLRIDSFDKDTANRIAQFRKTGLTFALEVGSHELREKINKEMDEEAIYNILADVQKMGWKIVKIYFMIGFTDNPDKEADEIIEALEKMIKVSKNKVKINAAINVFIPKPHTPLENNNQLTDEEAITYIGKVRDHFRGTKVAIKYHPPRMAEIEGIISRGDEKIGDIIYKAYKKGVRFDAWVEHFNYDAWKEVIEESGYTIKELLSRKINMPWKCIYTLVSQKFFDKEYERFQNGKFTDYCFTGNCQNCGIDYKKYCHKYKKEVLNTNFTQMVEELKTLKKRDIFAVNYKVFMKFKKEGISSLLGMHDLSRVMICALKIAGASISLSKGFHPLEKVVFTPPTPFACESEAEYMEVSLTDLVDIELLKNKINNLLSHIGIEIMSAISTPTNAKNIQSLPKNTVYKIITSDDKKAFDILLNKEDLKSSEERKGDYLIINKDNDLLITLLESSEKAIRIRDIKSYLSKNDINIKNIRKLELV